A region of Vigna radiata var. radiata cultivar VC1973A chromosome 6, Vradiata_ver6, whole genome shotgun sequence DNA encodes the following proteins:
- the LOC106765307 gene encoding deSI-like protein At4g17486, which translates to MLCKLVPVPRKKKPGSNPVYLNVYDLTPINGYAYWLGLGVYHSGVQVHGIEYGFGAHERDTTGIFEVEPRRCPGFTFRKSIFIGSTDMGARDVRELMERMAEDYSGNTYHLIQKNCNHFCDDVCVKLTGKSTPRWVNRLARLGFLCNCVLPPSLNETKVRQVTLDRVQDGEKKKVRTHSSRYEASPKPPLSSSRRHCLPPSSVINASPSSTITVK; encoded by the exons ATGTTGTGTAAACTCGTTCCTGTGCCGCGCAAGAAAAAACCCGGTTCGAACCCGGTTTACCTTAACGTCTACGATCTCACACCGATTAACGGTTACGCTTATTGGCTTGGCCTCGGAGTTTACCATTCTGGCGTTCAAG ttCATGGGATTGAATATGGATTTGGAGCTCATGAACGTGACACGACCGGGATTTTTGAAGTGGAGCCTAGACGCTGTCCTGGATTCACCTTCAGGAAATCGATTTTCATTGGATCGACGGATATGGGGGCGAGGGATGTTCGTGAGTTAATGGAGAGGATGGCTGAAGACTATTCTGGCAACACCTACCACCTTATCCAGAAAAATTGCAACCATTTCTGCGATGATGTTTGTGTCAAACTAACGGGGAAGTCCACCCCTCGCTGGGTGAATCGACTTGCTAGACTTG GTTTTCTCTGCAACTGTGTTCTTCCACCCAGCCTAAATGAAACAAAGGTTCGCCAAGTTACATTAGACAGGGTTCAAGAcggagagaagaagaaagtgagAACGCATTCCAGCAGGTACGAGGCTTCACCCAAACCTCCATTGTCTAGTAGCCGAAGACACTGCCTTCCTCCATCTTCTGTAATTAATGCTTCTCCCTCATCAACCATAACAGTAAAGTAA
- the LOC106764071 gene encoding uncharacterized protein At2g39795, mitochondrial encodes MASSLVRTLQRVCTLNRNPRALTSLAATSRCRARTYGAEPEPLTKSPFGSNIIRILRNEIEYQQEYAPPHQPDTKFNSFTVEERRGEQVVTVKGRFREREDIRIEATMFDGCEHVPAYGDDSSGVNVRLHLSLIVDISKGEGENELEFVCSAWPDSLNVEKVFVLRRGRMAARPYIGPDFRDLSAKVQEKFYEYLDERGVNDELAVFLHEYMMNKDRIELLRWMDSLKSFVER; translated from the exons ATGGCTTCTTCTCTCGTCCGAACGCTTCAAAGAGTTTGTACATTGAATCGGAACCCGAGAGCGTTAACCTCACTCGCCGCCACCTCGCGTTGTAGAGCCAGAACCTACGGCGCAGAGCCAGAACCACTGACCAAATCGCCCTTCGGTTCGAACATCATTCGAATACTCCGAAACGAAATCGAGTACCAACAGGAATACGCGCCACCACACCAG CCTGATACTAAATTCAATTCTTTTACGGTTGAAGAGAGACGTGGCGAGCAAGTGGTTACGGTTAAAGGGAGGTTTCGGGAACGTGAGGATATTAGAATTGAGGCGACGATGTTTGATGGGTGTGAACATGTTCCTGCGTATGGGGATGATAGTTCTGGAGTGAATGTGCGTCTTCACCTTAGTTTAATTGTGGATATATCGAAGGGGGAAGGTGAAAATGAGTTAGAATTCGTGTGTTCGGCATGGCCTGACTCTTTGAATGTTGAGAAAGTTTTCGTGTTAAGGCGCGGTCGAATGGCGGCTAGGCCTTACATTGGACCTGATTTCAG gGACCTGAGTGCTAAGGTTCAGGAGAAGTTTTACGAGTACTTGGACGAAAGGGGAGTGAATGATGAGCTTGCGGTTTTTTTGCATGAATATATGATGAACAAGGATAGGATTGAGCTTCTGCGGTGGATGGATAGTCTCAAATCTTTTGTGGAAAGATAG